Proteins co-encoded in one Chionomys nivalis chromosome 6, mChiNiv1.1, whole genome shotgun sequence genomic window:
- the Rhoh gene encoding rho-related GTP-binding protein RhoH, with the protein MLSSIKCVLVGDSAVGKTSLLVRFTSETFPEAYKPTVYENTGVDVFMDGIQISLGLWDTAGNDAFRSIRPLSYQQADVVLMCYSVANHSSFLNLKNKWISEIRSNLPCTPVLVVATQTDQRESGPHRASCINAIEGKRLAQDVRAKGYLECSALSNRGVQQVFECAVRTAVNQARRRNRRKFFSINECKIF; encoded by the coding sequence ATGCTGAGCTCTATCAAATGCGTGTTGGTAGGGGACAGTGCCGTGGGGAAGACCTCGCTACTGGTACGCTTCACCTCCGAGACCTTCCCTGAGGCTTACAAGCCCACTGTGTATGAGAATACTGGCGTGGATGTCTTCATGGACGGCATCCAGATCAGCCTGGGCCTCTGGGACACTGCGGGCAATGACGCCTTCAGAAGCATCCGCCCCCTGTCCTAccagcaggcagatgtggtactgatGTGTTACTCTGTGGCCAATCACAGCTCATTCCTGAATCTGAAGAACAAATGGATTAGTGAGATCAGGAGCAATCTACCCTGTACCCCAGTGTTGGTTGTGGCCACACAAACTGACCAGAGAGAGTCAGGACCCCACAGGGCCTCTTGCATCAATGCCATAGAAGGGAAGAGACTTGCCCAGGATGTGCGAGCCAAGGGCTACCTAGAGTGCTCAGCCCTTAGCAACCGGGGAGTACAGCAGGTATTTGAATGTGCCGTCCGGACGGCTGTCAACCAGGCCAGGAGACGAAACAGAAGGAAGTTCTTCTCCATCAATGAGTGCAAGATCTTCTAA